The genomic DNA CTTGGCCCAGGTCCTCCGGGGGAAtcccaaggcattcccaggccagccgaaaAACATAGTccctccagcatgtcctgggtgtTCTGGGTCTcttcctggtgggacatgcccaaaacacctcaccAGGGAGGCATCCTAACCAGATGCCAGTGTCTAATCTGTCCTTTTTGTATGTTCCCCTCAGGTTGCCACGGTAGCAGATACAGGGGGAACAAGTGTAGACGATGCCACAAGAAGGATGATGAAATTCCTCATATCACCTGAGCTGGCTGTGGAGTACAACATGCTTGGCCGACATGGGAAATAAAAGTTCAGCAGATTTGCATCTTTTAATGTTGTGTATGGTAAGTTAGTTTCACTTGAGACATTTGAACTTTAGAAAACTAAacttttttaataaagtgttAGAAAGTGTAACTGAGATTGGTCATATATTTTTTGAGGCAGTAAAGTGAAATAAACATTGTTCTTTGCAAATCATCACCAAATGAAGTAAGCTAAGATTAACTTTACTTTGGCTTgcccatttttcttcttcatttgcaGAGACACTGAAGAAGAACTATTTAACATCAAAAGTCAACTTGCAAGAAGCAGAGAAGGCTCTGTCCAAGTGGTTCACTGGAGCTAAAGACAGAGGAGGACCGAGGGCTGCAAGGGTACAAACTAGACTTACggctctgtaaaaaaaacaaaaaagaaaccctGCTGATTCAAGATaagcttttgagttttccatCTGACGTTTTCCCCATGTTGCTACAGTTCCAAATATCTAAGGAATTTTGATGTAGTTTGACATTTCtagtttttttaaagtttacacaTTTTGGAATACAGTCATGTAAAATCAGTTGTTGgacaaaataaatgtgaaaaatgttgttttgtgtACCCTCATGATTTTTGAAATGGTTATATTTACAAACTAGTTTTTGTTTGCAGTCAGCTTTAATATATTTGGTGTCTTTGTGTCACAGAACCCGTATTGGCTGTCTGATAAATTGATTTTGTGACTGTTTTACTACATGGGTCCCACCCAGTGCCAGAAATTAGCCAATTCAAACTAGAAGTAAGAACTACAGAACCCACTGATAATGCCATTTCAACTTTTTAGCTCGTGTTTTCCTCATGTTGTACCCACTAAGAACTTGAAAAATGGGGCCTAGGTGGGTTTCAGTGTACTTTGCCCAGTTGGGGTCCATTTAGTTCCCAGATTTTACCAATATAACACCGAGATGGGCTTATAAAATGGGGCCATTATGGAACCCGCGGACAATCCCACTTATAACCCACTTTTTAGCCTTTGTGGTACCCACATAAAACTTGAAAGATGGGGTCCAGGTGGGTTTCTCTGTACTTTGCCCAGTTGGGGCCCATTTAGTTCCCAAATTTTCCTAACATAACACCTATATGGGCATTTAACATGGGGCCATTACGGAACCAGCGGACAATCCTATATGGGGCCCATTTTTCAGCCCATTTCCAAACCATATGGGGCCCACATATAAATGTTGGCTGGGATCCTTCATACCCAGTTTTGATCGAAACATCTCCTTCCTTTAACACTCTCTGGTGCTACACTTTGATTCTATCTCTTTGATTCTGTTTACTACGCTTTTCTTCATCCCTATAAGGTGTGAGTGGATATATATAAATCCTTCACGTACAACAAGTTCATCACCTAGTTCTGCTTTTTGTCTATAATTACCCAGATGTACCAAACTGGGGTTAATGCTGCCCTTTTGCACCCTTTCCTTTAATACTATTTTTCTCCTGCAGTTACAGGAACCTGCTCACAGTATAATACCATCTACAGTTCCACAAAAGCTCTTcccatttcttttccatatctTCTTTTGAGCTTCAATATGTGCAGCAAACAATGCACATAATTTAACCTATTAAATAACCACATTACCTAGATAGACTTAACATACCATATACATATTAACGAATTAGAATATTTCACTCAGCATGAATGCACTGCAAACTTAATAACTTTCTCGAGAACATCAAATGTGTCCAATAACTTGAAAGTAGACTTAACCAAAGCTGCAAATTCAACAGTTTTGTGCAAAAAGCAGATAGCGATTTCACAAGGGCTTAAAAAATCAAGTATCCACTTCAATAAAGTGctaatatttaactattttcCAAATATGACAAAGGAGTAGTGTTAAATTACAGCCAGATGCTGTTAACTTGGGGTTTTGTGCAGTGCACATGCTCAGAAACAACGGGTAGGATGGTTTGTGAGGTAGGCTGTATTCCCAGAACACCGCTACTTTTTAAGTAAAGAAGTTGCTTCAGTACTGCAGTATTTTTATCACAGGTATGTGTACTTGTACGCGTCCTCTGCCTCTGAGCAGAGTACTGAGGACACGAGCGTCTGACAGATCTCGCTGACAAAGAGCGAGAGACCAGCTCGAGTATCTAAGGATGAATAATCTGATTGAATTAATCTGAAATATTGTTTGTAAATACAGAACGTCTGTTCTTCTGCCTGTGTAACGATGTAAAAGAATGAAtatggttttgttgttgttaaattcCTGTTAAACTTGGGATCGCAACCATggatttattttgaaacttttattttgaaaatccacAGCGGACGTCTGCTACCGGTAAACTGGTTTTCCCTAAGCTTGTCTGTTAGTAGCAATGAAGCTTTTGCTGTGGTACGTTCTTCCTCAGTCCGCCCTGACTGAACATGAgtttaaaacatatttgaagATCCTCATTGAGGTTAACATGTCAGTGCATTAACAGCATGAACTGTCCATACAGTAGCATCTGAGTAGATTTCAGTTTTATGATCTTGTTTTGAAATTAATGGGTTAGACAGTAGGGAAAAATGGACACGCTGAGCTAGCGGCTAACAGCTAGAGGAGATTGTCGTGTCTAATAATTTGAAACTTTTCTTGATAGTTTGGGCGGAATCCTGTTGCTGGAAACCCATGGTTATTCATGTCCCATGTTATAGCAGAGACCCACAAAAGGGGAATAAACCACGCCTGAGCTCTACCCATCTCGAGTCCAGAGAGTTTTACTCATACAGCACCGGACATAGAGACTGAGGGGGGTTACACCTGCAGTTCAATAAAAGCTGACTCATCTCCGAGTCTGTGGCTGGTCTGCAGAACGAGCTGCTGTTAGCAGGAAGTGAGGGCGGACATGACAAACCACAGAGTCATAAATGTGACAGCAGAAGAAGAACGACACGGAGCAGCTCTGAGACTGAAGGTTTGTTGAGTCCGGCTCTTTTTACCCCTGCAGAGTCTTTCAGAGGAGAGTGGGCGAGCTGATGATATTTGTATGTTCTACAGAGTGATGAAGACTCTGAGGGTTTCAGCAGCCTACAGTGAAGTAACCAGACTCCCTGTGATGCTGCTCCTCCTGTCAGGTACGTACGGCTCCTGCTGTAACTCTGTTtgctctgctctctctcttaTTTGAACAAAATCACTTTTTTATTCTTTGAATAAAAATCAAACTCTAACTTCctatttctgtgttttcagtCTGTGAATGTGACAGCgtggaggtcaaaggtcacacggGTCAGGACATCACTCTGCCCTGTAAGTATGACAGGAAATACTATGGCGCTCTGTCAGTGTGCTGGCAGCGAGGAGAAATACCAACCAGAGGCTGCTCCAATCAGCTGATCTCCACAGATGGGCTCACAGTGGAAACCAGAGCATCCAGCAGGTATCAGCTGCTGGGCCGACTGGAGGATGGAGACGTCTCTCTGACCATAAAGAGCCTGACAGAGGGAGACGCTGGACGATACGGCTGCAGGGTGGAGATACCCGGCTGGTTCAACGATGACAAACATCACATCGATGTGAGCGTCGTCACAGGTGAGGATCCTGTCAGGTGTTTGTGCACAAAATGCACCGAAGCTGtaaatttaaagacaaacatccCATCATATCAGGGTAAAGTGTTTCTGTCCAGAGCTGTAGGTTCACTTAGAGACAGACAAACATGCTCAGAGTGCATTTTCTTAGATTATTAGCAGTTGAAGGTTCAAGTTAAAAAACGTCTTCTGTGcctctgaaacaaacaaacaaagagccCCACCCCCACACAGGACAGGCTTTGTATCATGTGTGATAAACAGGAGGCTCAGGTGATTGGTCAGAAGTTCTCCTTATGTGGCAGAGATCCAGCACTTCGGCTCACGTTTCTTCTTCTGCAACTTTCTGAAACACTTCTGCAAGCAACACTCCCgttaccatggcaaccaccTCTTGCTCCCCGCTCAGACCTGCAGACTTAGAGAAGGATGCATCCCATAACAGCAGAGTTGCCCTGTGGTCTTGTAGATATCACAAACCCCGTCCACGTTCCTGTGAAGGCTCTCAGTCTTGTGTCTGTTGGTATCACAGGAACAGTCTACGTCTAAAACTTGATGAGGCATCAGCCTTACAGATGAAAATAAATCCCAACAACACCCAAACAGACCTGTTACCACGAGCACATCGCCCACAAACACGGTCCTACTCTGAGGTAATCCACTCGCCAACAACACAGAAGGAGGAAATGAtttgaatggtaaatggcctgtatttatatagcgctttactagtccctcaGGACcgcaaagcgctttacacatccagtcatccacccattcacacacaggtgatggcaagctacattgtagccacagccgccctggggcgcactgacagaggcgaggctgccggacactggcgccaccgggccctctgaccaccaccagtaggcaacgggtgaagtgtcttgcccaaggacacaacgaccgagactgtccaagctggggctcgaattggcaaccttccgattacaaggcgaactcccaactcttgagccacgatcgccccaaacCTGCATCATCTCTGAgactctgtcagtctgtctttaGTCTGTCTTCCTGTGGACGATTTAGGAAAACGATGACTtcaaaaatgacattttcaatAACTGGAGGTTCAATCACACCTTGATGTTACCTTAAAATAGTGCTGATCACTTCCTGTGGAAATCTGTGCTAACTGATTGGACTGCAGCTTCACACACAGAGTTCATCTGAAGAGTTAAATGTGTGACAGCTGGTTGGAGCCTCCACGCTGTAGTGTTTCACGTCCACTCTAAACTCAGAATGTAATTAAACATGAAGCTGAGCTGTGGAAATATTCTGCTCCATCTATGTTTCAGCTCCATCTACCACGGCAGCTTTGCATGAATGTCAGTTCATAATAATCCATCTTTGTCTTCCACACAAACTTCCTGTAAAACTGATTGTTTCACTTTATTAACAATTCAAACTCTGTTTAGCTCCTCACATCTTAACCACCATCACCACCGTGGTgggacaaacaggaagtgatgtcacagccACAGACTCGATGCCGACTCAGACTCAGACTGAggtaagttgttttttttttaattctctttttttagttcaggttaaattaatttaacagaattttaaaatgtgattaataaacgtgttattgtttattaatCACTGTGTTACGTTCAAACATCCACAAAAGTGTCAGAAATGAGCTCAACATGATCACATGTGGGCGACTGTGATGAGAATGTAATCAACTGGTCCTTGAATGCAACTGACACCCTCTTCTCGACGCCCGGGCTCGGGAGAGCCTGAGTGTCCTGGAGGGGctttccctgccggatacacgatggacgggtggAGGAACTGGAGGGTCGCGTGCCTGATgggactgtcgatcgaggacATTGAAGACATCTACCTTtttggaaccatgataacagggttcttgctgatggagctggcttggccctggcttatcaaTGATTAAAGAAAGTGGAAACAGCTGTTCaaaccccacaaggctgcccgctgtgATTGAAACGATGGGGCGGGTCGTgacttctcaaaatgggctcattgaacGCAGCAcagataagatcttggagaagctcgaGGCTCTCCAACAAGAGATTGACAGGCCAGTGACGGACTGTTAGAGTGAAATGGACATGCAGTTGTTCCCACTAAAGGAAACCACCATCATTTCATGCGGCTACCATAtcggcgccagctgtggtctcaaggctggagctgaacaacaaaaTTCTTCCCTGATAACAGACTGTGTTTAGGCTCTTCGTTCCCATCACACGCCGCCCATCCTGGATTGCAAACGCCTTCGAACCCTTATCTCCAAGGTCGAGGTCAGACTGCAGGTCTAAGCCCAGCGCTGCATTATTATGACTGTGTCTACATCGGCTCACCCccttacccacccctgttgcttctgGTATATGGTGTTGTGATGTGAATATGTATGTGCTCTCTGTGCAGAGGAGctcattgattgattgattgattgattgattgactgacTGATTGATGGAAACAGTGATTGCTGTtcctgttggtgtttttaatgggagggacctcctgctgctgctctgaccTCAGCTTCATCTTCAGGCTGCTGATTGGTTCACAGGTCACATGACTAAATGTTTACAGGTGAGGATCACAGCTGTGCAGCAGGTAGACCACCTGGAAAACTTCATCTGGAACTCAGTGAGGCTGACCTTCATCATCGTCATCCCTGCTCTGCTGATGACTGCAGCTCACagtcagtacacacacacacacacacgtctgttttcatatcttagtggAGACATCTCATTGACCTCATGCTTTCCCTGACGTCTTAAATGACTGCCTGACCCTGAGCCTAAACCAAACctaactgtaaccctgacactaaaactaCACTATGAGTCTCAAACATGCCTTCAGACTCATGAGGacattttgtccccataagtactgttggtccccacaaagatatgtatgttacacacacacacacacacacacacacacacacacacacgcaacgATTATTTCATGTGATTATTTCTACCAGCTTCAGTCTGACATTCATTAAATGTCGCCCTCATGTGGTCAGACTCAGGTATTACACCATTAAATGTCTctccatatgtttccatttcACATCAGACTGAACAAAGacagacacatttttttaattagatCATTTATTTGATTAAATTCACCTGCAGGGGTttggaggcgggatcagagacTGCAGACTGACAGCAGGCTGAACCAATCAGACGAGGAGGAGGGCAGTCCTCTGTAAAGATCACCTTGAACAGCTGAATGAAGGGAACATCTGATCATATCATCATTGTGCAGTTAGGTGCATTTGCTCCCAGCATCAGGGCAAAGACCCTTTGGGGTCTGAACAGTTGAACAATCAGCCCACTGAGACCTGACGGCAGTCCCATAATGATGTGCTGCAACAATAGGAGGACATCTCCACTTTACTGATGAATAACATGAACCAGCTGTGCGGATCAGCACAGACACTTTGAACACATTCCTGTAATAATTACTCAATTGACCTCGAGACAGACAGATCCAGTCCCAGCATGCTTTGCTTCAGACTAATTAACTGCCAGGAAGCAGCAAGTCACCAGTGTGGGTCACATCTGGaagaacagcagcacctttCTATGTACAGCACTGCAACCTTCAGGACTCCAGAAATGCCCTTGGTGTGGAGGCTGGGCCCAGATGCAGGCGGTGGTGAGTATAATAAAAGCTCATGGCCTTAGACATGGTCCCAGCCCGAGCAGAGGCCACAGCCTGCTGACGAAGAATCTCagtccatccattctcttttcCACTTCAGGTCGTGGAGCGGTTGGAGCCCATCCCACTGTACCCCCTGGACAGGTACCAGGTTTAACTTCCCACATTTGCTGCCCTCTGAcacgaccggttggggtgaggggaggagacaggacaaagacacgctgtggataAAATCTAATGGTGTATGAACACCTCGTGAGTGTCTACCTTACAAGCGCCTTGCTGTTGGGATTTggcgccatataaataaaactaaactgaatttatTTGAAGTGCTTAAAGCTGCTTTATTTCCCTTTGAATTCAGAGTCTTTTTCAAGATTGTGGTTCTGACTTTTAGAGCGCTTTATGGAGCAGCACCAGCTCATGATTATATGATTACCATACGTCCCCAGCAGGTTCCTGAGGTCACATGATCAGGGCCTGAGGTCACATGATCATCATATGAGGCTGTAAACTAAAGGACGCTGAGCTTTTGCTACAGTGGTCCTGAGAGTCTGAAGCTCTGTGGACTCTAAAAGCtcttttctttagttttgtttCATTGATGATCACTTTGTGGTCCTCGTCTTAACAGATgtgctataaataaaactggactTACTTACTCCAGATGCTATATGTTATAAGGTAGAAACCCTCGAGGCAGTCTTTACTGTCACACGACCAACCTTGCAGTCTGCTGACTGCAGCTTCTTTTACAGTTTCTCCTCTGACAGCACAAGAAAGCAAACTCACCATGCTTTAAAACATAATTtacatcaattcaattcaattcaattttatttatatagcgccaaatcacaacaaaagtcgcctcaaggcgcttcacaTCAGCTGAGATTCAAGGATGTCCCCAAACTAACATGATCAATAATAATTAAGAATTAGTTTTAATTCAATGAAAATCAAATAGgataataaaaatgataatactGATAAAGACTGGTGAATATTGTGTTGATGGTGTGACTTGAACGAGCTGCTGCTGAGTGATTATTCATCACTGTGTAATACACGCCTGCTTCCTGACTTTAGCAGCAGTAGTACGACCCACTCCAGCTCCCACTGCAGCTCCTGCTGCCAGACCCAGTGCAGCTCCCACCAACAGTCCCACTGGACCAGCTGCAGCTCCCACGATAGCTCCAACAGTAATCTCGGTGCCAATCGCAGTACCGACTCCAGCACCGactccagcagcagctccagcaACAGCTCCAGCAACAGCACCAACCCAGCTGCCCCGAATAAACTCGTTGTTTCTTTGTGCTTCATATCTTGCTTCAGTGGCCACTAGCCCAGGCCTGTTCTTCTGAAGTTGCTCCATCTCTTTGGTTATAGCATTCTCTGCCTTCTCAAACATCCTGTTGGTGTAGCAGCTTCCTCCGTTTCCCTGAACCATTATGTTGACCTTCTCGAGCAGCTCTCTGACCTGAGCAGGATCTCTGCTTCTGTTGTTAAAAACATGATATCCTCCACCACACTGACGGACTAAGTCACGGAGAGCTGGAGTTTTCATGATGAATTCTTCTATGGAGACATTCAGATCATCTACATGTGTGAACAACGCCATGGTGTAACGAGTTGCTTTGTCTCCAAACACCTCCTGAAGGATTCTCACTGTTTCTCCTTCTTCATCTATAAATATGCTTGGCTGGATCACAACCAGGAACACATGAGGACCAGGAGCAGCCAATGAGAGGCATCTGTTGATCTCCGTGTTCACCTGGCCTAAGGTGAACACGGTGTGAAACAGGCCTGGAGTATCAACTACAGCCAGGGTCTGAAAATCAAACATGGCTGCTTCCTGCTGACACTCTGATGTCACCGAGGCAGGAGATGAAGCTGATGCGGTTTTAAAGGCTTTTCCTCCCAGGATGGTGTTTCCTGATGAACTCTTCCCAGCTCCAGTTTtcccaacaacaacaatccTGAGGTCTGCTTCTGCTTGTCTCATGGCCTCCTCAGCCTGTATGAACATCTCGTTGGTGTAGCAGCTTCCTCCGTTTCTCTGAACCATGGTGTTGATCTtctccagcagctctctgacctGAGAGCGATCtctgcttatgttgttaaaagCTTGATATCCTCCACCACACTGACGGATGAAGTCATAAAGAGCTGGATCTTCCCTGATGAAATTTCCTATGGTGACTCCCCCACGCTCCAGGTCATCTCCACGTGTGAACAAGGCCATGGTGTATCCTCCTAAGTGGACTCCAAACATCTGCTGAAGGATTCTCAGTGTTTCTCGTTCTTTCTCTGTGAATCTGTCCACACAGATCACAACCAGGAACACATGAGGACCAGGAGCAGCAAAGGAGATGGATCTCCTGATCTCTGTCTTTATCTCCTCTTCAGTTTGAACATTATCAAACACACCTGGAGTATCGACCACAGACAGTTTTTGACCTTCAAACTCTCCCATTTCCTTCTGACACTCTGAAGTTACCGAGTTCGGAGATAGTTTAGATTCAAAAGCATCCTCTCTTCCTAAGATGGTGTTTCCTGATGCACTTTTTCCAGATCCAGTTGTTCCAAGAAGCACCATCCTGAGGTCTGGTTTCTCTGTTATCTCTTTCTTTTGTGGTTCCTCTGACCCTGTTTAAAGAAATTAGAGAATTTCAGTGATTTCATCACATTTTGCGCCTGAGGACTAAGTCACAGTAAAACCACATTCGCAGTTTGAAAAAGTGTTTGACCTCCTACCTGATTTccatttttttgtattgtaaCATTTCCATAACGTCTCAAGCACCAGATATTTTGTTCTCACCACGGTTTATTTAGGAGGTACAGGAAAACAGGCCAGGATAAGGCACTTCCGGGTTGGGAATGGGCCCTGACCGTCGTCTGCACTTATGCACCGAGTGGCGGTTCAGGGTACCCGgccttcttggagtccctgggTGGGAAAGACTCACTGGCAGTTGCCCCAACTGGCCCAagcagttattaggtttaggggaaGTCACTTTCTCACACAATATTTATGTATTGATCAAACTTATATTTTGATTTATACTTTAATTAAGAGTAAAATGCTTTAGTATTATGAAATGGAGAAAAGTTGTGTTTTAGCACTCTGATAATTGTTAATCGCGTACGAATATTAAGATCTTTAACTCTCTTAGCTGTGATGTAGAGGTGGCCCAGGTCACACCACACATCATATTgcatatttttctatttaaaagaaaacatctgGATGTGAGTCTGTAAAGTTGAAGGAGAGCGAGGCTCGTGTGGCCTTCCCACTGACAGCTTGATTTTCATAGACTCACAGTATCGACGTTACATTTTTGTCTGACTTCACTAAATATACTAAATTTATTGTACAACGAGGTGATTCAGGAAATGGAGCTGCTGCATCTGTCACTAAAAAGACACCAGAGATCAAACTTTGAGTTTTAAACACGTCGATCTGATCGTTTAAACATGAATCTGCCGGTGACGAGAGAAGCTACAAAGGTTTGTACTTGCTCTCTCTACATGCTGATTGTGAAAACAAAGCCACTTCTGTCAAAAGTGTTAGAATCACATTTCCTCCTCATGTTGAGatttaaacatatatttttaatgcttatttgctgattatattgttttatgtataagAGAGGGCCAGCTTTGAGTTTGAGCTAAGAGtgctgacaggaaactgcatgctttGCAGAGCACAGGAgcagaaagtgaaactaagtgGAGTGTTTGATCGAAACTTAAAGTGTGGGTGACGTCTAGAGGAAGAATATAAATAAGCAggcttcctgtttttgtttgagaCCTCGGCTGGCGTGTCTGGGCGCCTGCTCGTCTCCATATTCTGGaatatgtaaaattaaagatcatttttaagTTAGACCACTTTGAGCCGTGTCTTTCTTGGCCGTAAAGAATACAAAGAACTGGATTTAATATTATCTACAAAGTGCTGTCATCGagggtttttttaaacctttgacGGTTAATGTTTACGTTGGTTGCTTTGCTCGTGTGTTTAGATCATATTGTACAATAAAAACTACAGAAAAACATCAACTAttgtaaaaacaaaggaaaccagtgagagaaaaagatcaaagaaagaaaaaacctaAGAAAGGTAAAGTGAGTGTTGAGTCTTATTACTCTTTAATTTACACTAATTTTCTACATTgctatttttaaatgtacttacCGAGTCGCTTGTATTTGCTGGCCATGTTCGTCTTTTACAGTTGATGTGTGGTTTGTGTCTCTGTTGAATAGTGTCAAGAGACACTAATagagacacttcttcagctgagaatcagagaggagaaacacacagttttacttgctGACATGGGCAGTCACAGAGACTCGCActctgccactgccctggtctttatttatatacaacagTAGGTGCGTTTGTTCAttacattggaatgtggatgtgtacatgtgtgtgcgCCGGGAGAGGTTCCTCTTCCTGGTACAAAGTGAAACTGCTTGTTAAGCTCTTATCTATCACTAGCAGGAACTGCTCCGTCCCTGCATGATAACGGGTCACAGtgaatcaaaacaacagtctaagtcatccaaaggtcatcatgcagtattctatcattaaaagcttatactgactaattttccattgacaaaTAGTTTCCTCTTTATTACACCACAATTTGAGTCTGCTGTTAACGCCTCCCTTTGAATAGTGACATTTTAATAGGAGGAAACAGAAGCAGGTAGTTGTTGGTTGCACGTCAGCAGTTGTGTAATTTAGCGATTCCATCTGTGTGTGGTACATCACTTCTGTAGTGTGCGTGCAGCAAAGCACAAAGCCTGTTATCAACAGCcatttttctgctgctgttacaGATCTTTGTGCTGACtctgggagaaaaaaagaagtgagaTACACAGAGCAGCAAGTTTCACTGCGTTTGTTTTACTTGCAGGGAAGCgaaagcacaaacacagtgaacgtCTACGCTCGCCGGGACAATCCTGCAGGTGCTGTTCCACTGAAGTTTGGAACGGGTCATTTATCCCTGAATGCTCTCGGTAGATAGTGAGCTACTCTAATGCTTGAATCACAGTGCCATTAGACTTAATGTTACAGTCACTCAGTAGCAACACTAGGACCCACATTTCTTAATCCCTGCTTATTTCCTCCCTAACCAGGGGTCCCTCACACTTTTACAAGGAGCTTAGGTTTAGCTCTAAGgttctttttttaagaaagtGTCACGGCACTGGGTCATGTGACCCAGTGTTCGAGTTTTATGgatttttgtattcatttttgaTCTAGTTAATTTCTAGGTTGCTGTTTAGTCCTTTATTTCTTAGTTGTTTCTGTCATCTCCCCCTGTACTCAGTCTCCCTGGTTCGTGCGTCTAcctgtcatgtttcatgtctaTGTGGTTATGTTAACTTTATGTCATGTTTTATCTCCAtgtctacagggagtgcagaattattaggcaagctgtatttttgaggaataatcttattattgaacaacaaccatgttctcaatgaacccaaaaaactcattaatatcaaagctgaatgtttttggaagtagtttttagtttgtttttagttttagctattttagggggatatctgtgtgtgcaggtgactattactgtgcataattattaggcaacttaacaaaaaacaaatacatacccatttcaatgatttatttttaccagtgaaaccaatctaacatctccacattcacaaatatacatttctgacattcaaaaacaaaaaaacaaatcagcgaccaatatagccacctttcttt from Oreochromis niloticus isolate F11D_XX linkage group LG10, O_niloticus_UMD_NMBU, whole genome shotgun sequence includes the following:
- the LOC100691412 gene encoding GTPase IMAP family member 8; the encoded protein is MASKYKRLGSEEPQKKEITEKPDLRMVLLGTTGSGKSASGNTILGREDAFESKLSPNSVTSECQKEMGEFEGQKLSVVDTPGVFDNVQTEEEIKTEIRRSISFAAPGPHVFLVVICVDRFTEKERETLRILQQMFGVHLGGYTMALFTRGDDLERGGVTIGNFIREDPALYDFIRQCGGGYQAFNNISRDRSQVRELLEKINTMVQRNGGSCYTNEMFIQAEEAMRQAEADLRIVVVGKTGAGKSSSGNTILGGKAFKTASASSPASVTSECQQEAAMFDFQTLAVVDTPGLFHTVFTLGQVNTEINRCLSLAAPGPHVFLVVIQPSIFIDEEGETVRILQEVFGDKATRYTMALFTHVDDLNVSIEEFIMKTPALRDLVRQCGGGYHVFNNRSRDPAQVRELLEKVNIMVQGNGGSCYTNRMFEKAENAITKEMEQLQKNRPGLVATEARYEAQRNNEFIRGSWVGAVAGAVAGAAAGVGAGVGTAIGTEITVGAIVGAAAGPVGLLVGAALGLAAGAAVGAGVGRTTAAKVRKQACITQ
- the LOC112848081 gene encoding hepatitis A virus cellular receptor 1 homolog translates to MKTLRVSAAYSEVTRLPVMLLLLSVCECDSVEVKGHTGQDITLPCKYDRKYYGALSVCWQRGEIPTRGCSNQLISTDGLTVETRASSRYQLLGRLEDGDVSLTIKSLTEGDAGRYGCRVEIPGWFNDDKHHIDVSVVTAPHILTTITTVVGQTGSDVTATDSMPTQTQTEVRITAVQQVDHLENFIWNSVRLTFIIVIPALLMTAAHRVWRRDQRLQTDSRLNQSDEEEGSPL